A genomic region of Panulirus ornatus isolate Po-2019 chromosome 24, ASM3632096v1, whole genome shotgun sequence contains the following coding sequences:
- the LOC139757042 gene encoding uncharacterized protein — protein sequence MRNFCLTVIFVICGLTLSTGDSTHLLRWAPLHLKSPYLTFLNQFYHPSWRTRHPITKEAESLRYLQLPMGVPFAVVCGACFQRSRVATNLTVSVTGHAYHSIPKRYSKRKANYRVGSSECLMTYMITAPIKTDGTVTCTLNRGTQTKTESISFGVADVPIEEPSEELEIRKDDEKVTLRCPTPEHVPSWSNPFVHVWHEEGDADELGSPIPEMTSTLSLHRPKNNRHITCSVYAIGEPSKVYRTRYQIAGSHAMAKQEYHVSYDLVSREEDQEPSPRMRLSKSVVGIIITAAVVCLLLVVIGIYRFTAAVPRQ from the coding sequence ATGAGGAACTTTTGCCTAACTGTCATCTTTGTGATTTGTGGTCTGACGCTGAGCACAGGTGACTCGACCCATCTACTGAGATGGGCACCCCTGCACCTCAAGTCTCCGTACCTGACGTTCCTCAATCAGTTCTACCACCCATCGTGGCGGACGCGCCACCCCATCACAAAGGAGGCCGAGTCCCTCAGGTACCTGCAGCTGCCCATGGGCGTCCCATTCGCCGTCGTGTGCGGCGCGTGCTTCCAGCGGTCGCGAGTCGCCACCAACCTGACGGTGAGCGTCACCGGTCACGCCTATCACAGCATCCCTAAGAGATACAGCAAAAGGAAGGCCAACTACCGCGTGGGGAGCTCGGAGTGCCTCATGACGTACATGATCACGGCGCCCATCAAGACGGATGGGACGGTGACGTGCACTCTGAACCGCGGCACGCAGACGAAGACGGAGTCCATCTCCTTCGGCGTGGCCGACGTGCCCATCGAAGAGCCATCGGAGGAGCTGGAGATACGCAAAGACGACGAGAAGGTGACGCTACGGTGCCCGACGCCCGAGCACGTCCCATCATGGAGCAACCCCTTCGTCCACGTGTGGCACGAAGAGGGCGACGCGGACGAATTGGGCTCCCCGATCCCGGAGATGACGTCGACCCTGTCGCTCCATCGGCCAAAGAACAACAGGCACATCACCTGTTCCGTTTACGCCATCGGCGAGCCCAGCAAGGTGTACAGGACGCGGTATCAGATCGCCGGCAGCCACGCCATGGCCAAGCAGGAATACCATGTGTCATACGATCTCGTGAGCCGTGAGGAGGACCAGGAGCCCAGCCCAAGGATGAGGCTGTCCAAGTCCGTCGTGGGAATCATCATAACCGCAGCTGTTGTCTGTCTCCTGCTCGTAGTCATTGGTATCTACCGCTTCACTGCAGCAGTGCCACGCCAgtga